In Marivirga salinae, a single window of DNA contains:
- the bcp gene encoding thioredoxin-dependent thiol peroxidase yields MELNIGDKAPDFNAKDQDGNQIKLSDFTGKKVVLYFYPKDNTPGCTAQACNLRDNYEELQNQGYVILGVSQDSEKSHQKFIEKQNLPFPLISDEDHTVHNLYGTWGEKKMYGKTYMGTKRTTFVIDEEGKIEDIIEKVKTKEHTAQILNS; encoded by the coding sequence ATGGAATTAAATATAGGCGATAAAGCACCTGATTTCAATGCAAAAGATCAAGATGGCAACCAAATTAAACTGAGTGATTTTACCGGAAAAAAAGTAGTTCTTTATTTTTATCCGAAAGATAATACACCAGGATGTACTGCTCAAGCTTGTAATTTAAGAGACAATTACGAAGAACTTCAAAATCAAGGTTATGTAATCTTAGGCGTAAGCCAAGATTCAGAAAAATCTCATCAGAAATTTATTGAAAAGCAAAACTTACCATTTCCACTCATCTCAGATGAGGATCATACAGTTCATAACTTATATGGCACTTGGGGTGAAAAGAAAATGTACGGTAAAACCTATATGGGCACCAAACGCACTACCTTTGTTATAGATGAAGAAGGTAAGATTGAAGATATTATCGAGAAAGTAAAGACAAAAGAACATACAGCACAAATTTTAAATTCATAA
- a CDS encoding transketolase: protein MASQANIQELEKTASQVRRDIVRMVHAVNSGHPGGSLGCTDFFVALYFHILKHNVDFDMNAKNEDLFFLSNGHISPVWYSTLARSGYFDISELSTFRKIDSRLQGHPTPEENLPGIRIASGSLGQGLSAALGAAQTKKLNNEDNLVYVLMGDGELQEGQIWEAAMYGAHHKVDNVIATVDYNGQQIDGPISEVMDLKDLKAKWLAFGWEVIESNGNNMEEIVKSLEHAKSLTGKGKPVLNLMKTEMGFGVDFMVGTHKWHGVAPNDEQLADALSQLEETLGDY, encoded by the coding sequence ATGGCAAGTCAGGCAAACATTCAAGAGCTTGAAAAAACAGCTTCTCAAGTAAGAAGAGATATCGTAAGAATGGTTCACGCGGTTAATTCCGGTCATCCAGGAGGCTCTTTAGGATGCACAGATTTTTTTGTAGCATTATATTTCCACATTCTTAAGCACAATGTCGATTTCGATATGAATGCTAAAAATGAAGATCTATTTTTCTTATCTAACGGACATATTTCCCCTGTTTGGTATAGCACTTTGGCTAGAAGTGGCTATTTCGACATATCAGAGCTAAGTACCTTTAGAAAAATTGATAGCCGATTGCAAGGACATCCAACTCCAGAAGAAAATCTTCCAGGTATTAGAATCGCTTCAGGTTCATTAGGACAAGGTTTATCGGCCGCTTTAGGTGCTGCACAAACCAAAAAACTAAATAATGAAGATAATTTAGTTTATGTTTTAATGGGTGATGGAGAATTGCAAGAAGGTCAGATCTGGGAAGCCGCCATGTATGGCGCTCATCATAAGGTAGATAACGTAATTGCTACAGTTGATTATAATGGACAGCAAATTGATGGTCCTATATCGGAAGTGATGGACTTAAAAGATTTAAAAGCTAAATGGCTTGCTTTTGGATGGGAAGTGATCGAAAGCAATGGAAACAATATGGAGGAAATTGTTAAGTCACTGGAGCATGCTAAAAGTTTAACTGGAAAAGGAAAGCCAGTATTAAATTTAATGAAGACAGAAATGGGCTTTGGAGTTGATTTCATGGTAGGAACCCATAAATGGCATGGTGTTGCGCCTAATGATGAGCAATTAGCAGATGCCTTATCTCAATTGGAAGAAACTTTGGGAGATTACTAA
- a CDS encoding vWA domain-containing protein has translation MKHKIIISSLLLFFVMFNAKSQKVEQSIPEKTRILFLFDASGSMLAPWGNELRIDASKRVLTDLVDSLRVNDKIELALRPYGHLTPAKERNCEDTKLEIPFAPNNNDRIIDRLKYIYPRGTTPIAYSLLQSAKDFPQDDNYRNIIIIITDGIESCDGDPCAVSLELQKKDIFLRPFVIGLGMEEKFASEFDCMGEYFNAKNINAFRTVLNGILTQSLSKTTASVELLDQNGRAVEKDVNVSFINTFTGISEFDFIHFRDRNGKPDTVEVDPVLSYDVVVNTVPPVVKRNVFLKGGTHNVINIKTPQGELKINQENTFEYDRDVQVLIKKSSQSEIINNQAINSDEKYLIGKYDLEILTLPKIKINNVEIKQGETRNINLPAPGRINVIYSSKGIGSLYSIDENGRQTWIRKLDLRGGKASFGIQPGKYKYVFRSDRAMGSKYTQIKEFDIQSGQTLNIKIY, from the coding sequence ATGAAACATAAAATTATCATATCGTCCTTACTCCTATTCTTTGTGATGTTTAATGCAAAATCACAAAAAGTAGAGCAAAGCATTCCTGAAAAAACAAGAATACTATTTTTGTTTGATGCCTCGGGAAGTATGCTAGCTCCATGGGGAAATGAATTAAGAATTGATGCCTCAAAAAGAGTACTAACCGATTTAGTTGATTCTTTAAGAGTGAATGATAAAATTGAATTAGCTCTTAGGCCATATGGGCATTTAACACCCGCAAAGGAAAGAAATTGCGAGGATACAAAATTAGAAATCCCATTTGCGCCCAATAATAATGATCGCATAATCGATAGATTAAAATATATTTATCCAAGAGGGACTACACCAATTGCCTACTCATTGCTGCAATCCGCAAAGGATTTTCCACAGGATGATAACTACAGAAACATCATCATTATCATAACCGATGGTATAGAATCTTGCGATGGCGATCCTTGTGCGGTTTCATTAGAATTACAGAAAAAAGATATTTTCTTAAGACCATTTGTAATTGGCTTAGGAATGGAAGAAAAATTCGCCTCCGAATTTGATTGCATGGGTGAATATTTCAATGCTAAAAATATAAATGCATTCAGGACAGTTTTGAATGGGATATTGACCCAATCTTTGAGTAAGACCACTGCTAGTGTAGAACTTCTAGATCAAAATGGCAGAGCTGTTGAAAAGGATGTCAATGTTTCCTTTATCAATACATTTACAGGCATCTCAGAATTTGATTTCATTCATTTTAGAGACCGAAATGGAAAACCTGACACAGTTGAAGTAGATCCAGTTTTAAGTTATGATGTGGTTGTCAATACAGTTCCGCCAGTTGTAAAAAGGAATGTCTTTTTAAAAGGAGGTACACATAATGTCATTAACATTAAAACTCCTCAAGGTGAATTAAAAATCAACCAAGAGAACACATTTGAATATGATCGTGATGTACAAGTGTTAATTAAAAAATCATCTCAATCAGAAATAATTAATAACCAAGCAATAAATTCAGATGAGAAGTACTTAATAGGTAAATATGATTTAGAAATTTTAACATTACCTAAAATTAAAATCAATAATGTTGAAATTAAACAAGGAGAAACTCGAAACATAAATCTACCTGCACCCGGAAGAATTAATGTCATTTACAGCAGTAAAGGCATTGGCAGTTTATATTCCATAGATGAAAATGGGAGACAAACATGGATTAGAAAACTAGATTTAAGAGGTGGAAAAGCTAGTTTTGGTATTCAACCAGGTAAATATAAATATGTATTCCGCTCAGACAGAGCAATGGGTAGTAAATACACTCAAATAAAAGAATTTGATATACAATCAGGACAAACCCTAAATATTAAAATATACTAA
- a CDS encoding transketolase family protein, whose product MAETKFTFTEKKDTRSGFGDGLLEAGRKNDQVVGLCADLIGSLKMGDFQKEFPDRFFQTGIAEANMMGLAAGMTIGGKIPFTGTFANFSTGRVYDQIRQSIAYSEKNVKICASHAGVTLGEDGATHQILEDIGMMRMLPNMTVINPCDYNQTKAATLAIADYEGPVYLRFGRPKVPIFTPDNQKFEIGKAIQMIEGSDVTIFATGHLVWEAIEAEAILREKGISVELINIHTIKPIDEEAILKSVAKTGCVVTAEEHQRNGGLGDAVAQVLAQNKPTPQEYVAVNDQFGESGKPDELMKKYGLDAAHIVAAVEKVVKRK is encoded by the coding sequence ATGGCAGAAACTAAATTTACATTTACAGAAAAAAAAGATACACGCTCAGGTTTTGGAGATGGGCTTTTAGAGGCCGGTAGAAAAAACGATCAAGTAGTTGGACTATGTGCTGACTTAATAGGCTCATTAAAAATGGGGGATTTTCAGAAAGAATTTCCAGATCGATTCTTTCAAACAGGTATAGCAGAAGCCAATATGATGGGTTTGGCAGCTGGAATGACTATAGGTGGTAAAATTCCTTTTACCGGAACTTTTGCCAATTTCTCTACTGGTAGAGTTTATGACCAAATTCGTCAGTCCATTGCTTATTCTGAGAAAAACGTAAAAATATGTGCTTCTCATGCTGGAGTTACACTAGGAGAAGATGGCGCCACTCACCAAATCCTAGAAGACATAGGGATGATGAGAATGCTCCCCAACATGACGGTGATTAATCCTTGCGACTATAATCAAACAAAAGCAGCAACTTTAGCCATTGCAGATTATGAAGGGCCTGTTTATTTAAGATTTGGAAGACCAAAAGTACCTATTTTCACTCCAGATAATCAAAAGTTTGAAATAGGTAAAGCCATCCAAATGATTGAAGGTTCTGATGTCACTATTTTTGCCACAGGACATTTAGTATGGGAAGCTATAGAAGCAGAAGCTATTTTAAGAGAAAAGGGTATTAGTGTGGAATTAATTAATATCCATACTATTAAACCGATAGATGAAGAAGCTATCTTAAAATCTGTAGCGAAGACTGGCTGTGTAGTGACTGCTGAAGAGCATCAACGAAACGGAGGCCTAGGAGACGCTGTAGCGCAAGTATTAGCTCAAAACAAGCCAACACCTCAAGAATATGTTGCAGTCAATGACCAGTTCGGAGAAAGCGGTAAGCCAGATGAACTAATGAAGAAATATGGACTTGATGCAGCTCACATTGTTGCAGCAGTTGAGAAAGTAGTAAAAAGAAAATAA